ACGGTGGGCACCGTGATGAAGTTGACGTTCGCAGGGTCAATATTCTTGAGGCGGTTGGCGATGGTGAGAAGCGAGGGAACCGAGGCCAGCCCGGAATCGACCGTCAGGTTCTTGGTGACGGTATCTGCGATGGTCAGCATTTTCTGAGGATCGCCCAGGGTTCCCTCCGACTTGAGTTTGCGGGACAGGGAGGCCAGGAAGCCTTGCTGCGCTTTGATCCTCCCCAGGTCACCGCCGTTGGCAAAGGCGTGGCGGGTACGCAGGAACGCCAATGCCTGGTCGCCCTTCACCTGGGACGTTCCGGCGGGCAAGTGCAGCCCCGATTCGGGATCATCCACGGCGGCACTCACGCACACGTCCACCCCACCCACTGCGTTGGAAAGCTCCTTGACGGCGTTGAAGTCCGCCATCATAAAGTGGTCCACTTCCAGCCCGGTGAGTTTGTTCACAGTGTCCACCGCGCAGCCGATTCCGGCCTGGGCCATGGCGCTGTTGATCATGGCTTCCTTCTGCTCCGGGTAGTTCTGGTTCGTCTTCTTGTCAGTGCACGCCGGGATGTCCACGAGAAGGTCGCGGGGGAAGCTGATGACGTTGACATGCTTGTTGTCGGCGGAGATATCCAGCAGCATCATCACGTCCGATTGGCCATAGCCGGAGGACTGGTCAACTGTGCCGTACTGGCTGTCGCTGCCGCTCCTGGTGTCCGAGCCCAGGACCAAAATCTGCAGACGGTCCTTACTGTCATCGACGCTGCCCTCGCTCCGCTGCCCCCCGGCGGTCAGATCCGAGGTGCTGATGTTGGACTGCAGGCGCCAAGCCCAATAGCCGCCGAAAGCCAGTACGCCCAGGAGGAGCAAGGATACGGCGGCCGTGACAATCCTTATCCAGCGCGGTGCCCCGCGGAGGCGTGGGAAGCGGCGGGAACTGACAGCCACCAGCTTGCCCTGGCCGGGGTACGCCGCAGGGCCGGATCCGTGTTGATCCGGGCTGGGAGAATTTTTGGAACCGAGCACAGCAAAACTTTCTGGAGGGGACAGATTGTGAAGATGCTAGCGGCCGAAGCTGGCAATTTGGCCGGAAAGGCATCGCTGTCCCCTGGCAGAAATCCTGGCGGCGGGCAGGATTTGATCGGGCCTCCTGAATCGCTTCGACCCGCAACATATTCCGCCGCCTTTCCCCTTGCGGCCCGGCTACTTAGTGCCACTATTTACCAGTAGTCAGTAACACTGAGTAGCTGAGGGAGAAGAGTTCCATGGGCAATCAGACCACCGAGATGCTCAAAGGCACGCTTGAGGGCATCGTCCTCGCGATCCTGGCCGTGCGGCCGGCGTACGGCTACGAGATCACCGCCCAGCTGCGCGACCAGGGCTTCTCCGAGATTGCCGAGGGCACCATCTACGCCCTACTGGTCAGGATCGAACAGCGCGGCCTCGTGGACGTTGAGAAGGTCCCGTCGGAGAAGGGGCCCCCGCGCAAGGTCTACTCGCTGAACGCACTAGGCGGCGGGTACCTCGAAGAGTTTTGGAGGACATGGAGTTTCCTCGCAGAACGTATCGAACAGCTCCACCACAACATCAAGAACCCGCAGGACGAAGGAGAGTAACCATGGCCGCCAAGTGGATCGAGACCCTCACCGGGTCGCTCGAGCAGAAGAAGCAGTACAAGAAGGACAAGACCCGCATTGATGCCCTCCTCGAGCCGTACGCAACTGCAGCAAAGGCCATGCACCGGTACGTCATGTACTACGGGGGCATTACGGACGGCGACATGCTCATGACGATGTTCGGCGACCTGGCCGATCTGTGGGAGCGGGCCGCCGTCGACGGGACGCCGGTGCGCGCGATCGTGGGGGACGATCCGGTGGAGTTCGCCGAGGCCTTTGCACAGGCGTACTCCGGCAGGCAGTGGATCGACAAAGAGCGCAAGCGCCTGACCGAAGCCATCGACCAGGCCGCCGCCGACGACAACAGCGAGGGGAGCTGACCCGATGACCACCGACCAGGCCCTTGCACCTGCGATCCGGGTGCAGGGCATCGGCAAGTCGTTCAAGGACCTGCAGGTGCTGCGGGGCGTCGACTTCGACGTGAGGGCGGGCAGCATCTTCGCGCTGCTCGGCTCGAACGGTGCCGGCAAGACCACGCTGGTCCGGATCCTGTCGACGCTGCTGAAGGCCGACGCCGGCACCGCCACGGTCAATGGCTTCGATGTCGGCGAGAAACCCGGTGAGGTGCGCGAGTCGATCAGCCTGACCGGCCAGTTCGCCGCGGTTGATGAAGTACTCACCGGCCGTGAGAACCTCGTGCTGATCGCCAAGCTGCGTCACCTGAAGAACCCTGGCGCGGTCGCCGACGGCCTGCTTGCCCGCTTCGCCCTTACCGACGCAGGGAACCGCACGGCGTCCACGTACTCGGGCGGCATGCGCCGCCGGCTCGACATCGCCATGAGCCTGATCGGGAACCCGCCGATCATCTTCCTCGACGAACCCACCACCGGGCTCGACCCCCAGGCGCGGATCGAGGTATGGCAGACCATCAGGCAACTGGCCAGTCAGGGCACCACGGTGCTGCTCACCACGCAGTACCTCGACGAGGCCGAACAGCTTGCCGACCGGATCGCCATCCTGCACAAGGGCACGATCATCCAGAACGGCACCCTCGCCGAACTCAAGCAACTCCTCCCGCCCGCCAAAGTCGAGTACATCGAGAAGCAGCCCTCCCTCGAGGACGTCTTCCTCGCCCTCGTCGGGGAAGCTGGCGAGGACGACACCGGGGACGCAGACACGCGCGAGGCAGACTCCGCCGGCGCCGACGGCCGAACCCGCGGCAGGGTCCCGGCAGGAAAGGAAAAGCAATGAACACCCACATCCTCGGCGACACCGGCGTCCTCACCGCACGCTCGCTACGCCACATCCTCCACAGCCCCGACACGATCATCACCACTGCTGTCACACCGATCGCGCTGATGCTGCTTTTCGTCTACGTCTTCGGCGGCGCGATCAACACCGGCTCGGACCAGTCGTACGTCAACTACATGCTCCCCGGCATCTTGCTCATCACCATCGCCTCCGGCATCGCGTACACCGCGTACCGGCTGTTCCTGGACCTGCAGGGCGGCATCTTCGAACGCTTCCAGTCCATGCCGATTGCCAGGTCCAGCGTGCTCTGGGCGCACGTGCTCACCTCCCTGGCAGCTAACCTGGTCTCCTTAGCAATCGTTATCGGCGTCGCGCTGATCATGGGATTCCGCACCGGCGCATCCCTGACCGCCTGGCTCGCCGTCGCCGGCATCCTGGTCCTGTTCACCCTCGCACTGACCTGGATCGCCGTGATCGCCGGACTCTCAGCGAAGACTGTCGACGGCGCGAGCGCGTTCAGCTACCCGCTGATCTTCCTCCCATTCATCAGCTCGGCGTTCGCGCCTACAGACTCGATGCCCGGCCCGGTCGCATGGTTCGCCGAGAACCAGCCCGTGACCTCCATCGTGAACACCGTCCGGGCCCTGTTCGCCCAGGAACCCGTCGGCAGCGACATCTGGGTCGCACTCGCCTGGCTCGTCGGCCTGCTAGCCATCGGCTACGCCCTAGCGAGCGTCATCTACCGCCGCAAGATCACCTGAGGCCGGGCCCTGCGCAGCTGCGGCGTTTCATTCAGGCTCTGTACCGTGCGAGCAGGCTGAACGCATTCGGAACCTGGCCGTCCCAAGCGGCTGCGTTCATGCCCTCTGGCCGCCAGAACGGTTCGGAGTGCTCCTCGAGGTGCAGGAGCTCGAAGTCTGCACCGGTGATCGCCATGATCGTCTCTGCGAATGTCCGCTGGTACTCGACAGCACCGCCCGCAGGAAATGAATCATTAACATGGCTTCGGGCGAAGTACCCACGGTCACTGCGCACCTCGACCTTGTCGCGGTCCCAACTCCACAACGGCGTCAGAGGGTGCGCTTCATAGATGAAGAGATGGCCTCCCGGTCGCAGCAGGCGTTGCATCTCGGACAGCCATGCCTCAAGATCCTCGACCCAGATCAGCGCACCTTTGCCCGTGTAGATGAGGTCGGCCGAGTTATCGATGAGGCCACTCGCCGGCAGCGTCGCGGTCACATACCTGCAGTCGACGCCGAGTTCGTCTGCCCGGCGTTGCGCTGCGGACGCCGCTGAGGGGCTGTAATCGACGCCGGTGACGCTGCGGGCACCAAGGCGTATCAGTGCCACGTCGTCTATGCCGTGGCCGCTCATCGGGTGCACCACGTCCGCGCCGACGACGATTTCACGGAGCACAGTTTCCTCGATGGGAAGCAGCCTGGCGGACTTCGCCTCGTCCAGCACCTCTTCGTACTCGTCGATGTACTTGTGGGACGCTGATTCCCAGGCCTGCTGCGTGTTGTTGTGAACGCTCATCTCCCCCACTTTTCCAGAGGATTCGTGCTGACACCATCCCTCCGGACACCTGTGGGGCCGGCACACAGTGAACCTCAGCGCCGTCGGATTCAAGCCTGTTCTGGGGCGGACCCCCTCAATCCAAGGCTGACAGGAGGCCGTTGAGGCGGAGGCGGGTCGCGCCCCGGAGGTGCGGGAGATCGCGGCTTCCGTCGCCCGAGAGTTTGACGAACACAACCTGCTCGGTCCACCGTATCTGGGTGCCATCCTGGACTGCATCGAATTCGATCGTTGCGAGCGAGGCCCACCTCAAGACATCATTCACGGCCGACTCGTAGGTGTAGACGATCCTGCTGGCAGGGACAATGTCGATGTACCTGGACCGGTATCTAAGAGATTCCGGTGGCATGTCAAAGGAGGTGAAGACGCTCGTCGCGGTGTCTCCATGCCCACCCGGAAGTCGTGATCATACGAAGCTCGGCTGCCAGGGAGCTTGAACCACCGCCGCCACATCGCAGTATCGGCAAAAGCCTGGAACGCCTTGTGGGGCGAGGCAGGCAGGTAATGGGAGATCACGAAGGTTTCGTGCCGGATCCCCTGCGTTGGCTGTTCTGCGAACTCCTGATTTTCCGACACGTGTATCGTCCCCTTCGTGCGTAGCTGCAGCTCGGTGCCCTTGCTCACTCTCAACACGAGAAGGCTGCAAGCGTAAGCATTATTCCGGTCCGCCGACAAGCTCCGGCGAGTACGCGGTGAATCCTTCCCGCAGCCGCACGGATTCGCCCATCACGGCGATGTCCTCCCACATCACCAGGAATGATCCGCGGTGCCGCCACCTGAGCATCCGGGGCAGGGGCCACGGCTGGGTGACGCCGGTCCGTTCGTAGCCGAGGAACGAGGAAACGCTGTGCGGACTGACTACCAAGCCCAGAAGGCGGGCTTCTGCCATCAGCTGCTGCGGGGCGCCGTCGACCACGAAGCGCGCGTCCGCCACCCGGCCCAGCTTCACGCCGTCGCTGTCGTGAACCGCCCTGCCCAGGAGGTCACCGAGGATCATGGCGTCCTCCTGGGATGCGGGCGATGATCTTGTCCCGGATCCAGCGCTCCACCCAGTCGGCGTCGAGGCTGTCACCACTGACACCCAGCTTGATGACCACGCCAACGTCGGCCACGTCCTTCCACGGGATCCGGATCAGCCGGGACGACGGCGGCCTGCCGCCAAAGATCCTGGTGCCCAGGACGGGACCGGTGAGCAGGGCCGTGATGACGGGGGCGGGGGTTCCTTCGGGTATTTCAGTCCCGGGCTCGGGCCCGCTGAGTTCGAGGTCGTCCACCGTGGTGACCGGGACGCCGTCGTTATCCAATGCCTGCCGGTCCAGCAGGTGGAGCTGGGCGTCAAGGGTGCGCCCGGCGATCGGGGGTACCGGGACCAGTTTCATGATCCTGCTCCTGTCACGATCATCAGGGGTATGGCTGCCAGCGAAGCCGCCAGGATGATGACCAGGTAGATCATGGCGAGCACGTTGACGGGACGGCCGTTGACATGCTTGCCCATGTACTGCGGATCGTTGGCCACGATCAGGATGGGTAGATAGGTCAGCGGCAGCGCGATCGCGGAGAACACCACGGAGTATTCGGTGATGAGCACGGGATCGACGCCTGTGGACAGAACCGCAATGCCGATCAGCAGGGTGATGATCATGGACAGGTGGAAGCGGGCGGCCTGCGCGGGGCGGCGGAACTTTCCCCAGGACCAGCCGAAGAACTGAGCCAGGGTGTAGCCGCTGGAGAGGGTGGTTTCCAGGGCTGCACCGAACGTGGCGGCCACGAGGCCAACCAGGACGAAGGCCAGCCCGAGTTTCCCGGCCCCTTCGGCGACGGGCAGGATCACCTGGGACAGCGAGGTGACGGCGATTCCGGCCGGCAGGAGCACGACGGCGGCGCAGCCGGCGATGGCCACGGACAGCACCCCGCCGAGCGGGAAGCCGACAAGGACGTTGATCCGTGACTGGATCAGGTCCTTGATCGACCAGCCTTCCTCCACAGCCCCGGAGGAGAAGAAGAACACTTCGTACGGCGTCATGGCGGCGCCAAACAGGGCTATGGCGTAATACCAGTACGAGGAGGCGGTCTCCTCGTCCGGAACGGCCGGTGCCAGGGCCTGCCCGGCAAGGTTGCCCCAGTCCGGTTTGAGCAGGAAGAGCGCCACCGCGAACACGATCAGGGTCAGCCCGAGGAGGCCCGTGACGTTTTCCATGATGGAGAATTTGACCCGCCAGACCACCAGCCACACGGCGAGCGCCGCCACCGGGATCCACAGCAGGTAGTGGACGCTGCTGGCCAGCTGGAGCGCCAGGGCCACCCCGCCGATCTCGGCCGTCACGGTCATGAGGTTGATCAGGAAGGATGCGGACAGGTTTGCCAGCCCCGCCCGCGGCCCGAGCCGTTCGCGGATGACCTCGAAGGTGGCCCGGCCGGAGACTGCGGCCACCCGCCCGGACATGTTGGCGAACAGGCAGATGCCCACGACCCCGACAAGCACCACCCACACCAGGGACATCCCGAACCGGGACCCGACGACGGCGTTGGTTACCAGGTCCCCGATGTCCACGAAGCCGCCGATTGCGGTGAGGATACCGAGGGCGACCCCCAGGATGCGCTTCATTGTGCGCCCACCTTGGTCTTCAGTTCGGACAATCGGCGTGCCGCTTCGTCCAGTGCCTGCTGGCCGTCCTCGGCGGAGGGGGCGCCGTCGTTGCCGGCCACCGCATCCCGGGCGGTGTTCAGGCCCGCGGTGCAGCCGTCCAGGACGGCCAGCGCTTCCTGGCGCACCTGCCGGTCCTCCTGGCTGTTCGGCGAGAGCCGGACCACGCTGTCCCGGCTGGTCTGGAGTTCCCTGAGGGAGTCGTCGAGTGCCGTGGCTGCGGCAGCGGTGGTCAGTTTGCCGGTGGATTCCTGCCGGAGGGCGAGCCGGGCTGTGGCAATGGCTGAAGCGGAATCTTCGACGGCGGTTGAGACGGTGTCCGTGACGCCGCCGCAGCCGGTGAGGAACGCCGCGGCCGCAAGGCACAGGGCGAGGAGGAGTGTGCGCTTCGACGTCCGGGTGTTGCCCGGCCGGGTCTCCACATCCGCCTCCAGCCTCCGGACCCGGGGTCCGGTCGATCGGAACAACCTGTTCCGCGGCTGACCAGCGGAAACAGCTTTGACTTGAGTCAGTTATAGCACTCCGGGCCGGGGTTTGGGCGGATACCGTTGGGGCATTTGTGCTGGTGGTAGCCGGGTAGGCCGCCCCGGCGTAGCATCCAGCCATGGAACCAATTCGGGTCATCTTTCTACCTGGCAGCGTGCTCCCTGCCCAGCCGGCCTATGGCGCGCTCATCAACGCCCTGGGGCCCGACATCCAGGCCGTGGCCAAGGACCTGGAACTGTATGCGGGGGACGCGCCTCCGCCCGGCTGGAGCCTGGACACGGAGATCGACGGCGTGCTGCGCGACGCCGACGCCCGCGGCTGGGAGACCTTCCATCTAGTGGGCTACTCGGGCGGCGGCGCTGCCGCTCTGGCCTTTGCTGCCAGGCACCCGGAGCGACTGCTAAGCCTGACCCTGCTTGAGCCCGCCTGGGCTGGAAGTTGGGACTGGAGCCCTGCGCACGCGGAGCTCTGGAAGAAGTACGAGCAACTCGAAGCTCTGCCTCCCGAGCAGTTCATGCCTGCCTTCATGAGGCTGGGTGTGAAGCCCGACGTCGTCCTTCCGCCACCGCCTCCCGGTCCCCCGCCGCCGTGGATGGCGAAGCGCCCGGCCGGCATCAAGGCGTTCCTGGAGACCTTCAAGAGTTACGACCTGGACCGTGCACGCCTGGCTTCCTTCGCCAAACCGGTGTTGTTCGTGCTCGGCGCTCTGAGCAACCCTGACGACTACGGCGAGATTGCGAGTCGGCTGGCAAGGGTCTTCTTCCCGGACTTTCACCTGGAGGTGTTCCCGAAGCGCCACCACTTCGACCCGCCGCACCGGATCGAGCCCGAGCGGCTGGCTGAGTTACTGCACCGGCATTGGGAAGGGGCCGAAAGCGAGCGGCAGGCCACGGGGTAACGCGCCGCTGGCAAGGTTCCTCCACCAGGGCGGCCGCTGACCTTTCCCAGGTGTTCGCGCGCCTGACCGTTGCGCATGCAGGGTGGGATACTCGGTGTTGTGGGGTACCCATCTTCTTGGTGTGTGCAGGATTGGTTGGTGAGTGGTGTGGCACGCTTCGCCGTAACTTTGCTGGCGGCGGCCGCGCTGCTGTGCGGGTGCACCACCTCATCAGGGCAGGTGACTGACCGCTCAGGGACTGACCACTCAGGGCTTGTCGGAGGGTACGTCCTGACCGCACCGGTCTGCCCAGTCGAACGTATTGATCAGGAGTGTCCGCCACGCCCCGTGTCGGGAGCCAGGGTCGTCGCACTGGACGGAGACGCCGTCCGCGGTTCAACTATCACGGACAACGACGGTGCCTTCCAGCTCACACTTCCTGACGGCCGCTACTTGATAAAAGCAACCAATGTCGGCGGCTACGCTTCGACAGCCACCCAGGAAGTTGCCGTCTCGGACGCTCCCCGTCACATCACGCTGGTCGTTGACAGCGGCATTCGCTGAACCTACTGATCCTTCAGTGCCCGCCACAAGGAGAACCCTGTTGATTTTCTGACTGGGCCTTCAAGCAGCCGCGTACACGCGTACCCAGTCAACCCTCATTTCACCTGGGCCGTTAGTAGTTGCATCAGGGAACCAGTCCAGTTGCAAGGTCTGGTGCATCGGACCGGGAGGCTGATGTGCCGGGTCGGTGTCCCTGAACCATTCCACACCATCCACGTAACCGACAATCCCGGTGGCAGACCAGTCAACCGCGTAGTTATGGAGCTGCGAAACGTCCAGGTTCCGGCTGGCTATCGTTTGCTTGTTCTCGCAAGAGTAGTGGTGGAAGAAATTGATGATGTTCCAGTCACCGGTGGTCTCGGCGTAGTCGATCTCACCGTCACAGGGCCAGTTCTCGGAGTCAGGCCACAGGATCGATACCATGTGGTATTCGTTATCGCCTGAGCCGGCTGCCCGAACCTCCCAGCGCCCGTACTTCTGGTTCGCGAACTTGGCACCCATCCCGGCAGTGGTGCCGTCAGCGGTGCCCTTGATTACCATTTTTGAACCGTCTACTGATACCTGCTGCGGGCTGCGGATGCCATTACCCGCGTGTCCCGGGCTGTTGTACACATTCCACTTGGTAGCGTCCGGCGCGCCCGTGTAATTGAACTCGTCGCCAGCTGCAGGCGTGCCCCAGTTGAACGTGGCAGCGGCAGTAGTGCCGTCACCCGAAGGCGGCGGGGGCGGGGGAACGGCAGGGTCCGCTTCCGTTGTCACTACCAGCTTTGGCCGTAGCGCCGGATTAGAGTACTCATCGGACTTGAAGCCGAACCACTTTTTGGCATTGGATTCCAGCTTGAAATTCCTGTCACCACTGCCTGTACCCATACCGGCCGTAACGTCCCACTCAACCCATCTGCCAGCGCCGAAGCCGCCGGCCTTGCCCAGCCAAGTTGCGCGTGCCGGGGCGTTGTTCCATGTAACGCCGGTTTCCGTCCAACTGCCGGAAGTTGTGTAAATGTCCACAAACTCAGTGGACGACGCAGAGGATTCGGAATAGGCCCGGAGCTTCGCCGACTTGATACGCTCCCCGGCGGGAACCTGGACATTGAACCGCAACAGCGCGTTCCGCCAGGCACCTCTGCGTCCATCGGTGGACCAGCGGATGTCGTTACCGTTGTTCACAGATGGACGGTCAGCCTGCACGAAGGTATCCGCAGTTGGAGCCAACGTGAACGTGCCGGCCGCGGTCGCGCTGGTGCCTGTCACAACAAAGGCGACCAGCATCACGAATGACACTGCAGCGGCAGTAATCCGGCGTGGATGCATTGATTTTCCTTTCAGACTCATGGTTCAGGTATCCGTTCAGACATGGCTACTGGGGCATTCCGTTTCTTTCCAGGGTGATCCTGTGCCTTGACCACAGAAGGCCGCCTGAGGCAATCCAGGTCAGACCGAAAGGAATGAGGACGAGAATCCGCTCGTTCGGTGAGGTGCGGAAACAGCCGCTCCGCTGTCACGCCCAACCTGTTCGCTCCTGTTGGGGCATCCGCAGCGATCTTGTCGGCGGTACAACCGCATGCCACTTGATGCCCGGCACGGGCAAGGTCATTGACATCCGGCACTTTGCGGCCAGAGGGTGGCGGCATGCAGCGATGCTGGAGATTGCGCAAAGACATGGCGACCTACTTTTCTGCCAAGTCGCGGGAGTCCCAGCGCGCCAACCGTGAGCGGATGTTCGATGTTGTTAGGCGTTTCCGAATTCACGCCAGCAACGGAATGAATTCAGTGCTTTGAGATTGGCCCCGCCGCTTGGTTTTGTCAATAGATTGTATAAACCCGGCTCTCGCCTTGCCGTTTCTGCTCGGGCTCCCGGTTCGGCTATGGGGCTGAATTGACCACCGAGGTCTGGACCGAAGTCCAGGCGGTCGCTGTTCCGGCCGGGAAGGTCTCGCCGGCTGTCAGCGTGACCTCCCGTTCTCCAATCAGCAGCCCGGTGGCGGGATCAATGATGATGTCCATCCGGGTTTCTCTGTCCGGACGCTCTATCCCGATCGCTGTGCCTACCTTGCCGTCAAGGTTCGCTTCCTTGTCTACGACGGTGACTCCGGGAATGAGCGCGGCCGCTTTGTACAGTGCAGCGCGCAAGTCGGCCGGGACAGCTCCGGTCCGCAGGGCAGCCGCGATGCTTTCCAGCGTTTCGGCTTCCGGCCTGCCTTGCTTGCCCCGCTTTCGAATTGTGTCCAGGAGTGCTTGTGGGTCGCGGGGCAGATTCTTCACGCCTTCCTCCATAGGCAAGCCTGCGAACAGCAGCCGCGGCCCTCCATAGAAGTTCCCTCCCGGTGCCCGCAGCAGCTCTCCCGTGCTGGGGTTACCAGACAGGTATTTGGTCGCCTCTGCCTTGGCTTCCTCGCTGAAGAACGTCGTCGGTATGCGGGCTTCCCGGTTCCAGATCCATTCGGCTGCATGATCGGCGGGGATGAAGAGCTGGTCGGAGGACTTGTCCAGCCACTCCACCGAACGGCCGCCTTTTCCAGGATCCCCCAAAGCGACACTGGCGACGTAGACGGCCGTGGTATCGATCTTCAGGTACTGGCCCGGTCCCACTACCGGGTCGGAGGTCAGGAGGGTGGCCGCCGCCGCGTCGTTCAGGATCTCCGCGGCTTCGGCGGTTGCTCCCGGACCGCTGGGCCTGACTACATCTGCCACGACGATTCCCCCCACGAGCAGAGCCGCAGCTGCCGAAGCGATCAGGACACGGCGCCGGAAGCGGATCGGGTGCACCTGATCCGGGGCGTGCGTGATGGTCGTTGCCTCGGAACGGGAGGCGGAGCCGATCCTGGTCATGAGTGTGTTCCGGCCACTGGCCAAGGTAGCCGATGGGGCCGAACCGATGTCGCTACGCATTTCGCGGAGCAGCTGCAAGTCGTCCATGGTCGTTCTCCGTTTCATCAAGTAGTCCTAGGTTGAGCTCGGTGCGTAGCGCTCTGCGGGCGCGGTTTAGCCGGGAGCGCACGGTTCCTACCGGAACGTCCATTGCCGAGGCGATGCCTTCATAGGTCAGGTCCGCCCAGGCATAGAGCAGCAGGGTTTCGCGGTCGATGGCCGCCATGGACCTCAGGGTGCGGGCGATCCGCCCCGTGGCCACGGCGGCGTCCACCTGCGCGACGATCCGGTCGGAATCATCAGTAATGGATTCTCGTGAAGAGGCTCTGGCCGCGGCTTTCAGTATCTTGGCTTCGGCGCGATGATGCCGTCGGAGCAGGTTTGTTGCGATGCCGAAGAGCCAGGGCCGGGCATCATGCCGGTCAAGGTCGTAAGCCTCAAGATGTTCCCAGG
Above is a window of Arthrobacter pascens DNA encoding:
- a CDS encoding CU044_5270 family protein; this encodes MDDLQLLREMRSDIGSAPSATLASGRNTLMTRIGSASRSEATTITHAPDQVHPIRFRRRVLIASAAAALLVGGIVVADVVRPSGPGATAEAAEILNDAAAATLLTSDPVVGPGQYLKIDTTAVYVASVALGDPGKGGRSVEWLDKSSDQLFIPADHAAEWIWNREARIPTTFFSEEAKAEATKYLSGNPSTGELLRAPGGNFYGGPRLLFAGLPMEEGVKNLPRDPQALLDTIRKRGKQGRPEAETLESIAAALRTGAVPADLRAALYKAAALIPGVTVVDKEANLDGKVGTAIGIERPDRETRMDIIIDPATGLLIGEREVTLTAGETFPAGTATAWTSVQTSVVNSAP
- a CDS encoding RNA polymerase sigma factor; amino-acid sequence: MSTDSDIIRRSRDSPAVFGELYDRHASVIYRYAARRAGDFAADDVTSETFLVAWEHLEAYDLDRHDARPWLFGIATNLLRRHHRAEAKILKAAARASSRESITDDSDRIVAQVDAAVATGRIARTLRSMAAIDRETLLLYAWADLTYEGIASAMDVPVGTVRSRLNRARRALRTELNLGLLDETENDHGRLAAAPRNA